The proteins below are encoded in one region of Bremerella sp. P1:
- a CDS encoding methyltransferase family protein has product MKETAYLLQAALISAWWVGLASNEAFFAAFQFDEIPSTAFWAFFAPDVILIAALSTARAYKQNSAIELVILGAFAYASLYCVNATVLTASGYLPTGLMLVGLTYNAFLCFSDLAFRASSTSMAWNAIKTLIQTVCIWTMALVIVPYVILDAFGSFILPTPGIWLLVGGLLFGGFSLLGLTSAYFMVRDGAGTPLPLDQTNNLVVSGPYHYVRNPMAISGIGQGLAVAIIFQSVPLLIYVGLGVLVWQLVVRPIEERDMTRRFGESYLEYCRHVSCWIPTFGRRAG; this is encoded by the coding sequence ATGAAAGAAACAGCCTACTTACTTCAAGCTGCTTTGATCAGCGCGTGGTGGGTTGGGCTCGCTTCGAATGAAGCCTTCTTTGCAGCGTTTCAATTCGACGAAATCCCGTCGACCGCGTTCTGGGCATTCTTCGCTCCGGATGTCATCTTGATTGCGGCTTTATCGACCGCTCGTGCCTACAAGCAGAATTCGGCCATCGAACTGGTGATCTTGGGTGCTTTTGCGTACGCGTCGCTCTACTGCGTCAACGCCACGGTGCTGACGGCCAGTGGCTATTTGCCAACCGGCCTGATGCTGGTGGGGCTCACCTATAATGCGTTTCTCTGCTTCAGCGATTTGGCGTTTCGTGCTTCCTCCACCAGCATGGCGTGGAATGCTATCAAAACGCTCATCCAGACTGTTTGCATTTGGACGATGGCCTTGGTGATCGTTCCCTACGTGATTCTCGATGCGTTTGGATCTTTCATTCTTCCGACCCCAGGGATATGGCTGCTGGTCGGCGGGTTGCTGTTTGGCGGCTTTAGCTTGCTTGGACTCACCAGTGCCTACTTCATGGTTCGAGATGGTGCCGGCACGCCACTTCCCCTGGATCAAACCAACAACCTGGTTGTCTCGGGCCCCTACCACTATGTCCGCAACCCCATGGCCATCTCAGGCATCGGACAGGGCCTGGCAGTCGCCATTATTTTTCAATCGGTTCCGCTACTGATCTACGTGGGTTTAGGCGTGCTAGTCTGGCAACTGGTCGTGCGACCGATTGAAGAACGTGACATGACCAGGCGATTCGGGGAATCGTACTTGGAATACTGTCGTCATGTTTCCTGCTGGATCCCGACCTTTGGCCGACGTGCCGGATAA
- the aspS gene encoding aspartate--tRNA ligase, giving the protein MYRTHTCGELRKSDVGQTVTLAGWVDSYRDHGGGLFVDLRDRYGKTQVVFSSDSGEETQKLSRSLRNEDVIQIIGKVDPRPDGTVNPKLITGEIEIKVEKLVVLNKCKTPPFFPGQQDMPGEDLRLKHRYLDLRRQQMQNTMLLRSKIIKLMRDYFEEHEFIDVETPILGRSTPEGARDYLVPSRVHHGEFYALPQSPQLYKQILMMAGYDRYVQVARCFRDEDLRADRQPEFTQLDLEMAFCEMDDVIGIIDGLVTKVAKEVHGADVQGPLPRMTYDEAMERFGHDAPDLRFDLEIVDATDLAAEAEFRVFKAVADAGNRVRGICAKGAADKYSRRLIDDMTSMVQDDFGAKGLAWFKVEADGTLNSPIAKNFAPELLAKFKERFAAEAGDLILIVADKFEVTCKALYGLRKKLGAELKLYDPEAMHYSWVVEFPMFDYDEEESRWVAMHHPFTAPRPQDVELLDSDPGKCRALAYDLVINGSEAGGGTIRIHDNATQQKVFGLLGMTEEDAKERFGFLLDALQYGAPPHGGIALGIDRWVMLFGYLDNIRDCIAFPKTQRAADLMTEAPSTVDRKQLEELAIKVLRLDEVKK; this is encoded by the coding sequence TTGTATCGCACACACACTTGCGGCGAATTACGAAAATCCGACGTCGGCCAAACCGTTACCCTGGCTGGGTGGGTTGATTCGTACCGCGACCATGGCGGCGGGCTGTTTGTCGATCTTCGCGACCGATACGGCAAGACTCAGGTGGTTTTCAGCAGCGATAGCGGCGAGGAAACGCAGAAGCTCTCGCGAAGTCTACGCAATGAAGACGTAATTCAGATCATCGGGAAGGTCGATCCGCGCCCCGATGGGACCGTCAACCCCAAGCTGATCACCGGCGAAATTGAAATCAAAGTCGAGAAGCTAGTCGTCCTGAACAAGTGCAAGACGCCGCCCTTCTTTCCCGGTCAGCAAGACATGCCAGGCGAAGACCTGCGTCTGAAGCATCGATATCTGGACCTTCGCCGCCAGCAGATGCAAAACACGATGCTGCTGCGAAGCAAGATTATCAAGCTGATGCGTGACTACTTCGAGGAGCACGAATTCATCGATGTCGAGACACCGATTCTCGGCCGCAGCACGCCGGAAGGGGCTCGCGATTACCTGGTCCCCAGCCGCGTCCATCATGGTGAATTCTATGCTCTGCCGCAGTCGCCGCAGCTGTACAAGCAGATCCTGATGATGGCCGGTTATGACCGCTACGTACAGGTTGCCCGCTGCTTCCGCGACGAAGACCTTCGCGCCGACCGTCAGCCTGAGTTCACGCAGTTGGACCTCGAGATGGCCTTCTGTGAAATGGACGACGTGATCGGCATCATCGATGGCCTGGTCACCAAGGTTGCCAAGGAAGTCCACGGCGCGGATGTTCAAGGTCCCCTGCCACGGATGACCTACGACGAAGCCATGGAACGCTTCGGTCACGACGCTCCAGACTTGCGATTCGATTTGGAAATCGTCGATGCCACCGACCTGGCTGCCGAAGCGGAGTTCCGCGTGTTCAAAGCCGTGGCCGATGCCGGCAACCGAGTTCGCGGGATCTGTGCCAAGGGTGCTGCCGATAAGTACTCGCGCCGCCTGATCGACGACATGACCTCGATGGTTCAAGACGACTTCGGTGCCAAGGGCCTGGCCTGGTTCAAGGTCGAAGCGGACGGAACCCTCAACTCGCCGATCGCGAAGAATTTCGCTCCAGAACTGTTGGCCAAGTTCAAAGAACGCTTCGCCGCCGAGGCTGGCGACTTGATCCTGATCGTTGCCGACAAGTTCGAGGTAACCTGTAAGGCCCTTTACGGTCTGCGTAAGAAGCTGGGTGCGGAGCTGAAGCTCTACGATCCCGAAGCGATGCACTACAGCTGGGTGGTCGAATTCCCCATGTTCGACTACGACGAAGAAGAGAGCCGCTGGGTTGCCATGCACCATCCGTTCACCGCGCCACGGCCGCAAGACGTCGAACTTCTCGACAGCGATCCTGGCAAGTGTCGGGCCCTGGCCTACGACCTGGTGATCAACGGTAGCGAAGCGGGCGGTGGCACGATTCGTATCCACGACAACGCCACGCAGCAGAAGGTGTTCGGCCTCTTGGGCATGACGGAAGAAGACGCCAAAGAACGGTTCGGCTTCCTGCTCGATGCACTCCAGTACGGTGCTCCGCCGCACGGTGGTATTGCCCTCGGTATCGACCGCTGGGTGATGCTGTTTGGCTACCTGGACAACATCCGCGACTGCATCGCGTTCCCCAAGACGCAGCGTGCCGCCGACTTGATGACCGAAGCCCCAAGCACGGTCGATCGCAAACAGCTCGAGGAACTGGCGATCAAAGTCCTGCGACTGGACGAAGTAAAGAAGTAA
- a CDS encoding HD domain-containing protein, whose amino-acid sequence MSELLEIPEVVGLQSRSDVIRIPPDLDVPLTGRVRHLVDTAEFRRLVHISQLGLVSLVFPAAHHSRFEHSLGVYRTMLLYLQRLAHVPEFAAVIETKDAELMIVAALLHDLGHWPFCHPIEDMRLGGVPEHELFANSFMLEGEVADCLRDDWGINPRDVVSFLSEKGRTSKMKLMQSVISGPIDVDKLDYLQRDSLHAGVPYGRNFDQQRLIASLCVNEAGDKLALTNKGRTAAEMMVFARYVMFSEVYWHHAVRSATAMLQRAFFMLRPQLELDSLFRLAERTMVDTMLEAASNGPARDLLDGLFGPSRRLYKRLFEYSHFDHPELFHQIARRPYDWLVELSDQFATALSRHLSRRVAPHEILIDAPPVKLEVQFNIDVLDQKSGKYRALGDVSPMVETLAKKQFDDFVKKVRIFIHPRLEDSIGSDPAIESLFIDTVRSMFPETG is encoded by the coding sequence ATGAGTGAACTCCTTGAAATTCCGGAAGTGGTCGGGCTGCAGTCTCGATCCGATGTGATTCGCATCCCTCCTGACTTGGACGTCCCGTTGACCGGTCGGGTTCGGCATCTGGTCGATACGGCCGAATTTCGCCGGTTGGTCCACATCAGCCAACTGGGACTGGTGTCACTCGTATTCCCGGCGGCTCATCACAGTCGGTTCGAGCATAGTCTGGGCGTTTACCGGACGATGCTGCTTTATCTGCAGCGGCTGGCCCACGTGCCGGAGTTCGCGGCGGTGATCGAAACCAAGGATGCCGAGTTAATGATCGTGGCGGCTCTGCTGCACGATCTGGGACATTGGCCCTTCTGTCATCCGATCGAAGACATGCGATTGGGCGGCGTACCGGAGCATGAACTTTTCGCTAATAGCTTTATGCTGGAAGGAGAAGTCGCCGATTGTTTGCGTGATGATTGGGGCATCAACCCGCGCGATGTCGTCAGCTTCCTGTCCGAGAAGGGCCGTACCAGCAAGATGAAGCTGATGCAAAGCGTCATCTCGGGTCCGATTGATGTCGACAAGCTCGATTACCTGCAGCGTGACAGTCTGCATGCCGGCGTCCCTTACGGCCGCAACTTTGACCAGCAGCGCCTGATCGCCAGTCTGTGCGTGAACGAGGCAGGGGATAAGCTCGCCCTGACGAACAAGGGACGCACAGCCGCCGAGATGATGGTCTTTGCCCGGTACGTCATGTTCAGCGAAGTCTATTGGCACCATGCCGTGCGAAGTGCGACGGCCATGCTACAGCGTGCCTTTTTCATGCTGCGTCCGCAGTTGGAACTCGACTCGCTGTTCCGCCTGGCAGAACGAACGATGGTCGACACCATGCTCGAAGCGGCCAGCAATGGTCCTGCTCGCGATTTGCTGGATGGCCTATTCGGTCCTTCCCGTAGACTCTACAAGCGACTATTCGAGTACTCGCACTTCGATCATCCGGAGCTGTTTCATCAGATTGCTCGACGTCCTTATGATTGGTTGGTCGAGTTGAGCGACCAGTTCGCGACGGCCCTTTCGCGGCACCTGTCACGTCGCGTGGCACCGCATGAAATCTTAATCGATGCTCCTCCGGTCAAGTTGGAAGTGCAATTCAATATCGATGTCCTCGACCAGAAGTCAGGCAAGTATCGTGCGCTGGGAGATGTGTCGCCGATGGTCGAGACGCTCGCTAAGAAGCAGTTCGACGACTTCGTGAAGAAAGTGCGAATCTTTATTCATCCGCGCCTTGAGGACTCGATCGGGAGTGACCCGGCGATCGAATCCTTGTTTATCGATACGGTCCGGAGCATGTTTCCGGAAACGGGCTAA
- a CDS encoding DUF1559 domain-containing protein — protein sequence MIRTSSSRGFTLVELLVVIAIIGVLIALLLPAVQMARESARRMQCTNHLKQWGLAMHNYHDTVQKLPFGATNDSNGRRHTWVVSLWPYVEQNNLAEAYDYNKAFYESPNIIQNTFDGVLAQPVEFYYCPSMNGGKMNTSDAYWRCRIHYGVNYGNVTIPNGGPTSIESLKAPFGFEGNNGALGETPRTSDFSGFIDGLSNTLLMSELRAHPNDSEPDHRGDSFNDDAAGGGFMTVSTPNSSAADVMSSAWCVDKPEIGLPCVGGNEHHAARSLHPGGVQVLMADGSVHFVSETIAINVWRAAGTMEGKESLSLN from the coding sequence GTGATACGCACATCCTCTTCTCGCGGTTTCACGCTCGTAGAACTATTGGTCGTCATTGCCATTATTGGCGTCCTGATCGCTTTACTGCTCCCGGCCGTTCAAATGGCGCGCGAGTCTGCTCGCAGAATGCAGTGCACCAACCACCTCAAGCAATGGGGTCTGGCGATGCATAACTACCACGACACGGTTCAGAAGTTACCGTTCGGTGCGACGAACGACAGCAACGGCAGACGACATACTTGGGTCGTGAGCCTGTGGCCTTACGTCGAACAGAACAACCTGGCCGAAGCCTACGACTACAACAAGGCGTTCTACGAATCGCCGAATATCATTCAAAACACGTTTGATGGTGTCTTGGCACAGCCGGTCGAGTTTTACTACTGCCCCAGCATGAACGGTGGCAAGATGAATACCTCAGACGCCTATTGGCGCTGTCGCATTCACTACGGGGTGAACTACGGCAACGTTACCATTCCTAACGGCGGACCTACGTCGATTGAATCCCTCAAAGCTCCATTTGGCTTTGAGGGGAACAACGGTGCTCTTGGTGAAACGCCACGCACGAGTGATTTCTCTGGCTTTATCGACGGTCTCAGCAATACGTTGCTCATGTCGGAATTGCGAGCCCATCCGAACGACTCAGAACCGGACCATCGCGGAGATTCATTCAACGACGATGCAGCCGGCGGCGGCTTTATGACCGTCTCGACACCCAACTCTTCGGCAGCGGATGTGATGTCCTCGGCTTGGTGTGTCGATAAGCCGGAGATTGGCCTGCCGTGTGTTGGAGGCAATGAACATCACGCGGCCCGCAGTCTGCATCCCGGAGGCGTCCAGGTCCTAATGGCCGATGGGTCCGTTCATTTTGTCAGCGAAACGATTGCCATCAACGTTTGGCGAGCAGCCGGAACGATGGAAGGCAAGGAGTCCCTTTCGCTTAACTAG
- a CDS encoding prenyltransferase/squalene oxidase repeat-containing protein, with translation MAADSPISSESQKKLETIVAKGLQYLEKNGQAPDGSFTAKAGPGLTALAVTGALRSGKTVDDTVVAKGLKALEGFVKPDGGIYGNGRLRNYETCVAMLCFQEANADGRYNDTLKKAREFVTGLQYGKGDVKQDDVWFGGVGYGGAGRPDLSNTGYLVEALIETGSEAEDEAIQRALAFVSRCQNLESKYNETEFAGKVNDGGFFYEVPREKIDPSTSPERYTENGGIRSYGSMTYAGLKSMIYAGLTKEDPRVQAASQWVTDNYSVEQNPGMGSAGLFYYYHTFAAGLGTAGLTEVTDADGKTHNWREELIDELAKRQNEDGSWSNENGRWFENDKNLATAFALMALSYCDADSSQTAGSTTK, from the coding sequence ATCGCCGCGGATAGCCCCATTTCGAGCGAGTCACAAAAGAAGCTCGAAACGATTGTGGCCAAGGGGCTTCAGTATCTGGAGAAAAATGGCCAAGCCCCTGATGGCAGTTTCACCGCCAAAGCAGGTCCAGGTCTCACCGCTCTCGCGGTAACCGGGGCACTTCGCAGCGGCAAGACGGTCGATGACACCGTCGTTGCCAAAGGGCTGAAAGCGTTGGAAGGATTCGTTAAGCCGGATGGTGGCATCTATGGCAATGGTCGACTGCGAAACTACGAAACCTGCGTTGCGATGCTTTGCTTCCAAGAAGCCAACGCCGACGGACGCTATAACGACACGCTCAAGAAGGCTCGCGAGTTTGTCACCGGACTGCAGTACGGCAAAGGCGACGTCAAGCAAGACGACGTCTGGTTCGGTGGTGTCGGCTATGGGGGTGCCGGTCGCCCCGATCTTTCCAACACAGGCTACCTGGTCGAAGCGTTGATCGAAACAGGCAGTGAAGCCGAGGACGAAGCGATTCAACGTGCTTTGGCCTTTGTTTCCCGCTGCCAGAATTTGGAAAGCAAGTACAACGAAACCGAGTTCGCCGGAAAGGTGAACGACGGTGGCTTCTTCTACGAAGTGCCCCGCGAAAAGATCGATCCCTCGACATCGCCTGAACGTTACACCGAGAACGGCGGCATCCGCAGCTATGGATCGATGACCTACGCCGGTTTGAAGAGCATGATCTACGCTGGCCTGACCAAAGAGGACCCACGCGTGCAAGCCGCTTCCCAGTGGGTGACCGACAACTACAGCGTCGAGCAGAACCCAGGCATGGGTAGTGCCGGCTTGTTCTACTACTACCACACGTTTGCCGCTGGTCTTGGTACGGCTGGCTTGACCGAAGTGACCGACGCTGATGGCAAAACTCACAACTGGCGAGAAGAACTGATCGACGAATTGGCCAAGCGACAAAATGAAGATGGCTCGTGGTCGAACGAGAACGGTCGCTGGTTCGAGAACGATAAGAACCTGGCAACAGCATTCGCGCTGATGGCCCTGTCTTACTGTGATGCCGATTCGTCCCAGACCGCTGGCAGCACGACGAAGTAG
- a CDS encoding ion transporter yields MNSQSPEVDGRSPLLKRVIDVIDRLVVPLVWYSVVMLAIECQFYPDSDSYDTPPYFLWSERVVALIFTIEYIVRLLRNSGRGFYPFTALGVVDLISILPFWIGFIPAVDPYLRLVRTLRVLRMLKFFRYSRGLQLMALGFYRSYWNLRPLMLATLMMILFTMFALYEVEGMHQDEFRSLFTVAWFLEVTGTTVGYGDLSPQSTPGKIIVMVFMIGGLAIFMACFSAITSSFDQVFKEAADPEFDPLDEFEKVREEQEELEEHFKDTGTSDVEDEAAEVEQLEAEEEPTDESKEVGATP; encoded by the coding sequence ATGAATTCCCAGTCACCGGAAGTCGACGGGCGTAGTCCGCTGCTCAAGAGAGTGATCGATGTGATCGACCGCTTGGTCGTTCCGTTGGTGTGGTACAGCGTCGTGATGTTGGCAATCGAATGCCAGTTCTATCCCGATAGTGACAGCTACGATACACCGCCGTACTTTCTCTGGTCTGAACGCGTCGTCGCGCTGATCTTCACCATCGAATACATCGTTCGCCTGCTGCGAAATTCAGGCCGTGGTTTTTATCCGTTCACCGCGCTTGGCGTGGTCGATCTGATCTCGATTCTTCCTTTTTGGATTGGTTTTATTCCGGCGGTCGATCCTTACCTGCGATTGGTCCGCACACTGCGTGTATTGCGAATGTTGAAGTTCTTCCGCTATTCGCGGGGACTACAACTCATGGCTCTGGGTTTCTACCGTTCGTATTGGAACCTGAGACCGCTGATGCTGGCGACGCTGATGATGATTCTGTTCACCATGTTCGCACTGTACGAAGTCGAGGGGATGCATCAGGATGAGTTTCGCAGCCTGTTCACCGTGGCCTGGTTTCTCGAAGTAACCGGGACCACCGTTGGCTACGGCGATCTGTCGCCGCAATCGACGCCGGGGAAGATCATTGTTATGGTCTTCATGATCGGAGGTTTGGCGATCTTCATGGCCTGCTTCAGTGCGATCACGAGCAGCTTCGATCAGGTATTCAAGGAAGCGGCAGATCCAGAATTCGATCCTTTGGACGAATTCGAGAAAGTTCGCGAAGAACAAGAAGAACTGGAAGAGCACTTCAAGGATACCGGTACGTCCGATGTCGAAGACGAAGCGGCCGAAGTGGAGCAACTGGAAGCGGAAGAAGAACCGACCGACGAGTCGAAAGAAGTCGGCGCAACTCCTTAA
- a CDS encoding VOC family protein yields the protein MEPRVSLITLGVTDLQRSLEFYRDGLGLPTSWQGDQGVVFFRTTGTCLALYPLDKLAEDVGGDWIGEQRSRFTGISLAHNVREKEDVDRILKQAEAAGAKVEKPAQDTFWGGYAGYFSDLDGYLWEVAYGAFDFNEDGSLKIP from the coding sequence ATGGAACCACGGGTCAGTCTCATTACGTTAGGTGTCACAGACCTGCAGCGGTCGCTGGAGTTTTATCGCGACGGACTGGGCCTGCCGACCTCGTGGCAAGGAGACCAAGGGGTGGTCTTCTTTCGGACAACCGGTACCTGCCTGGCCCTTTATCCGCTCGATAAGCTGGCCGAGGATGTCGGCGGTGATTGGATTGGTGAGCAGCGTTCTCGGTTCACGGGAATCTCGCTGGCGCACAACGTTCGCGAGAAAGAAGACGTCGACCGCATCTTGAAGCAAGCCGAGGCAGCCGGTGCCAAAGTAGAAAAGCCGGCGCAGGACACCTTCTGGGGTGGCTACGCCGGCTATTTTTCCGATCTCGACGGGTATTTGTGGGAAGTGGCTTACGGTGCGTTCGACTTCAATGAAGACGGCAGTCTGAAGATTCCCTAA
- a CDS encoding carboxypeptidase-like regulatory domain-containing protein produces MVWRLALLAALTTTLGCFSGRPDLDFGDVHGTVMLQGKPLADATVRFQPESGRPSYGKTNEAGEYTLNFMGKEWGALVGNHQVAITTEDRIENPETGESRWQPEILPPKYNTQTELAAVVEPGENEVNFMLDEMKKGAKRP; encoded by the coding sequence ATGGTATGGCGATTGGCACTACTCGCCGCACTGACAACCACGCTTGGCTGCTTTAGCGGTCGTCCTGATCTGGATTTCGGCGACGTCCATGGCACGGTGATGCTGCAAGGTAAACCGCTTGCCGATGCCACGGTTCGCTTTCAGCCAGAGAGTGGTCGGCCTTCCTATGGCAAGACCAACGAGGCCGGTGAATACACATTGAACTTCATGGGCAAGGAATGGGGCGCTTTGGTCGGTAATCACCAAGTGGCGATCACGACCGAAGACCGCATTGAAAACCCGGAAACCGGCGAGTCGCGTTGGCAACCAGAAATCCTTCCGCCCAAATACAATACGCAGACGGAATTGGCTGCCGTAGTCGAACCAGGTGAGAACGAAGTTAACTTTATGCTCGACGAGATGAAAAAGGGGGCCAAGCGGCCTTAG
- a CDS encoding DUF1559 domain-containing protein: MTLNRKRPGFTLVELLVVIAIIGVLIALLLPAVQQAREAARRMSCSNNQKQLALALHNYHDTHGSFPPMIVREDTATDPAWAWSALILPMIEQGNIFDTLQVGKQTLKDAAASTQGPEILGQSLEAFTCPSDARSSDTSPRAVSGANLGLSSYPGVNGTGPRVYYYDEGPTPSASGIFTDRVKGYSFRDITDGSSNTMMVGERHFKLPFNTNTTYTQWAGTTNGNQDNSGYYGSMEVAGSTGYPLNEPEPTNWQFRHWFSSLHPGGAMFAFADGSVHFLPETIDQNTYQNLSNRFDGKTIGEY; encoded by the coding sequence ATGACTCTGAATCGTAAACGCCCAGGCTTTACCCTGGTCGAACTATTGGTCGTGATCGCCATTATCGGTGTGCTCATTGCTCTGCTTCTACCGGCAGTCCAACAAGCACGTGAAGCCGCACGACGGATGTCTTGCTCAAACAATCAAAAGCAACTCGCATTGGCTCTGCACAACTATCACGACACGCACGGCAGCTTTCCGCCAATGATCGTGCGCGAAGACACCGCGACTGATCCAGCGTGGGCTTGGAGTGCATTGATTTTGCCGATGATCGAGCAGGGCAACATCTTCGACACACTTCAAGTTGGTAAACAGACACTCAAGGACGCCGCAGCCTCGACGCAGGGCCCGGAGATCCTCGGCCAGTCGCTCGAAGCATTTACCTGTCCTTCGGACGCACGCTCCAGCGATACTTCGCCACGAGCCGTATCGGGTGCCAATCTGGGCTTGTCGAGCTACCCTGGTGTCAACGGCACCGGCCCTCGGGTTTACTACTACGATGAAGGCCCGACTCCCTCCGCCTCCGGAATCTTTACCGACCGCGTGAAAGGGTATTCGTTCCGCGACATCACTGACGGTTCGTCCAATACGATGATGGTCGGCGAACGTCACTTCAAACTTCCGTTCAATACCAACACGACCTACACTCAGTGGGCCGGAACCACCAACGGCAACCAGGATAACAGTGGATACTACGGGTCTATGGAAGTCGCCGGGAGCACAGGCTACCCGCTCAATGAGCCGGAACCAACCAACTGGCAGTTCCGTCACTGGTTCAGCAGCCTTCACCCAGGCGGTGCCATGTTTGCTTTCGCGGACGGAAGCGTTCACTTTCTGCCGGAAACCATCGACCAGAATACCTACCAGAATCTCTCGAATCGTTTCGATGGCAAGACGATCGGCGAGTACTAA
- a CDS encoding DUF1559 domain-containing protein, with product MKNSRSRPGFTLVELLVVIAIIGVLIALLLPAVQQAREAARRSECSNNLKQIGLASHMFHDTYTKLPPLVNCQQGYSVWVHLMPFAEQNAQYELLHAVNTDDWKDVIFANLTQQQKEGVSSISYMTCPSRRSGVQMKGSGSQQGPWSDYGAVGYDSSSTVFNAYHNPNDSSHVNDIKSILRVGIPTSAGDNNPCGEANPRDSFARVTDGLSNTLMFGEKGIGKDQVGVCCGSSGADGSFLYSSDGWREFSVASSIRLRLGRGPNDNARPDNGQGHGSWHPGVTQFVLGDGSVRAISTNISQSTLENLGNAMDGNVIGDF from the coding sequence ATGAAGAATTCTCGCTCGCGTCCAGGCTTTACTCTGGTCGAATTATTGGTCGTGATTGCCATTATCGGCGTGTTGATTGCACTTTTGTTGCCGGCAGTTCAACAGGCCCGTGAAGCTGCTCGTCGTAGCGAGTGCTCGAACAATCTGAAGCAAATCGGCCTGGCAAGCCACATGTTTCACGACACCTACACTAAGCTTCCGCCATTGGTGAACTGTCAGCAAGGCTATAGCGTTTGGGTGCATCTGATGCCGTTCGCGGAACAAAACGCCCAGTACGAATTGCTGCATGCGGTGAACACCGACGACTGGAAAGACGTGATTTTTGCGAACCTTACTCAGCAGCAGAAAGAAGGCGTCAGCTCCATCTCTTACATGACATGCCCTTCGCGACGAAGCGGTGTGCAAATGAAGGGATCGGGGAGCCAGCAGGGGCCATGGAGCGACTACGGCGCGGTGGGCTATGACTCGTCCAGCACCGTCTTCAACGCCTACCATAATCCCAATGACAGCTCACACGTGAACGACATCAAGAGCATTCTGCGTGTCGGTATTCCCACGAGCGCTGGTGATAACAACCCATGTGGTGAGGCCAATCCGCGTGACTCGTTCGCACGCGTGACTGACGGGCTGAGCAACACGTTGATGTTCGGTGAAAAGGGTATTGGTAAAGATCAGGTAGGCGTTTGCTGCGGTTCGTCCGGCGCTGACGGATCGTTCCTGTATTCATCAGACGGTTGGCGAGAGTTCTCCGTCGCCAGTTCCATTCGCCTGCGTTTAGGCCGAGGTCCCAATGACAACGCTCGACCTGACAACGGTCAGGGGCACGGTAGTTGGCATCCTGGCGTCACCCAGTTCGTCCTGGGCGACGGTTCGGTTCGTGCCATCTCGACCAACATTTCGCAAAGCACCCTGGAAAACCTGGGCAATGCGATGGATGGCAATGTCATTGGCGACTTCTAA